A DNA window from Niabella yanshanensis contains the following coding sequences:
- a CDS encoding Na+/H+ antiporter produces the protein MLEKNLLLVISLLFIITLLTMLGNKLKVAYPIFLVIGGLLISFVPGVPDLRISPDIVFFIFLPPVLFAAAWQIPWADFWKFRRPIARFGFGLVFFTSTIIAFLTHALIPGFTLALGFVLGGIISPPDAVAATSVLRKLNVPRNIVTLLEGESLVNDASSLIVFRFALLAVTTGQFSFLDASQSFVLMALGGTGVGLGIGGILYLIHRFFPTTTAIDTALTLISPFVMYLVAEHLGFSGVLAVVSGGLFISYHSHRILTYSSRLNINGVWDTLTFLLNGFIFILIGLQLPYLSRHFTNNTIKDALFYGVIISLAVIAIRVVWVYSINYFRIMLHRRKPLKDELLTNKEAFLISWCGMRGVVSLAAALSIPFFVQEEEMFPYRFLILFITFVVILITLVIPGLTIGPLLKWLKIEDKQAGEKKRSEQMIKLSLAQATLTYLDNHFTEDLANDEHFKAVHHRYERMIQLSKQKLETIETGGAKSSQKSTPRLKKMLLELIQLKRTELAKYLANRTFDEELIREKERELDLEEARLRSKEG, from the coding sequence ATGCTTGAGAAAAACCTGCTATTGGTTATTTCCCTCTTGTTTATTATCACCCTGCTTACTATGCTGGGTAATAAACTGAAAGTGGCGTACCCTATCTTCCTGGTTATAGGCGGTTTGCTCATTAGCTTTGTTCCCGGTGTTCCCGATCTGCGCATCAGCCCGGATATTGTTTTTTTCATTTTTTTACCACCGGTACTGTTTGCAGCTGCCTGGCAAATACCCTGGGCAGATTTCTGGAAGTTCAGGCGACCTATTGCCAGATTTGGCTTCGGCCTGGTGTTCTTCACTTCTACCATTATTGCTTTTTTGACGCATGCATTGATCCCCGGCTTCACGCTCGCATTGGGTTTTGTTTTAGGTGGCATTATTTCCCCGCCCGATGCGGTTGCTGCTACCTCTGTTTTAAGAAAATTAAATGTTCCCCGCAATATTGTTACCCTGCTCGAAGGCGAAAGCCTGGTTAACGATGCGTCAAGTCTTATCGTGTTCCGCTTTGCACTACTGGCGGTTACCACCGGACAATTCAGTTTTTTAGATGCCTCGCAAAGCTTTGTATTAATGGCCCTGGGAGGAACCGGGGTAGGCCTGGGTATCGGCGGAATCCTCTACCTCATTCACCGTTTCTTTCCTACCACCACTGCCATTGATACCGCCCTTACATTGATCTCGCCTTTTGTGATGTACCTCGTTGCAGAGCACCTGGGCTTTTCGGGTGTATTAGCGGTTGTTTCAGGCGGATTGTTCATTAGTTATCATTCGCACCGGATATTAACTTACAGCTCGCGATTGAATATTAATGGCGTTTGGGATACATTAACCTTTTTACTGAATGGATTTATATTTATATTGATCGGACTGCAGCTGCCTTATCTATCCCGGCACTTTACAAATAACACTATCAAGGACGCGCTATTTTACGGAGTGATCATTAGCCTGGCCGTTATTGCCATTCGCGTGGTATGGGTGTATAGCATTAATTATTTCAGAATAATGCTGCACAGGAGAAAGCCGCTTAAAGATGAGCTGCTCACCAACAAGGAAGCTTTCCTTATTTCCTGGTGCGGCATGCGTGGGGTAGTATCGTTGGCTGCAGCATTATCCATTCCCTTTTTTGTTCAGGAAGAAGAAATGTTTCCCTACCGGTTCCTGATTCTCTTTATCACCTTTGTGGTCATACTCATTACATTAGTTATTCCTGGTCTCACTATAGGTCCATTGCTAAAGTGGCTTAAAATAGAGGATAAGCAGGCCGGCGAAAAAAAGCGAAGCGAACAAATGATAAAATTAAGCCTGGCGCAGGCTACACTCACCTATTTAGACAATCATTTTACCGAGGACCTGGCAAACGATGAGCATTTTAAAGCCGTGCATCACCGGTACGAGCGTATGATTCAGCTAAGTAAGCAAAAGCTGGAAACTATTGAAACCGGCGGCGCAAAGAGTAGTCAAAAATCTACACCCCGGCTAAAAAAAATGTTGCTGGAGCTAATTCAATTAAAGAGAACAGAACTGGCTAAGTACCTGGCTAACCGTACTTTTGATGAAGAGCTCATACGCGAAAAAGAACGGGAATTAGACCTGGAAGAAGCCCGCCTTAGAAGCAAAGAGGGCTGA
- a CDS encoding aspartyl protease family protein, with the protein MKKILLLLLITLFTTHVICGQEEFVDPPSRELTKINFTQFTGGVIVFKALLDHFKDSLAFVLDTGSGGISLDSATVISLGLQPSEPERMIRGIGGTRKVGFLKDRQLKLNNLVVDSLNFHVVDYEVLSALYGEKIDGIVGYSLLSRYIVKIDYENQELSFWSNGTMKYPRGGYTMRPRISTIPYLQSEVKDASKQDFNYLFDIGAGLTVLFSEDYMEEKGFLKSKRKRYLKQGEGLGGKVSFDLSVMKELKIGPYKFRNVPINIFDDIYNITSYPTYGGLIGNDVFRRFNCILNYRNRQIHIVPNKFFRDPFDYAYSGLELYLLEGSVVIGDIPKGSPADNAGLLPGDAVLAVNKKFGMTLNELKHALQSVYGRVEVIIKRNDSLLVKKMNVINILNGKAIPNQTISNEFREGFKIRVGGMGDDTFRARP; encoded by the coding sequence ATGAAAAAGATACTGCTTTTGCTGCTCATTACCTTATTTACAACACATGTTATATGTGGGCAGGAAGAGTTTGTTGATCCCCCCAGCCGGGAGCTTACCAAAATTAATTTTACACAATTTACGGGCGGCGTTATTGTTTTTAAGGCTTTACTGGATCATTTTAAAGACTCTCTGGCATTTGTGCTGGACACGGGAAGCGGAGGCATTTCGCTCGACTCAGCTACGGTGATATCACTGGGATTACAACCCTCCGAGCCTGAACGCATGATCAGGGGTATTGGCGGTACACGGAAAGTTGGTTTTTTAAAAGACCGGCAGTTAAAACTCAACAACCTGGTGGTGGATAGCCTCAATTTTCATGTCGTAGACTACGAGGTTTTATCTGCGTTATATGGGGAAAAAATAGATGGGATTGTCGGATATTCATTATTAAGCCGATATATAGTAAAAATTGATTATGAAAACCAGGAGCTGTCGTTTTGGAGCAATGGTACTATGAAATATCCCAGAGGGGGGTATACCATGCGGCCCCGGATATCGACCATCCCTTATTTACAGTCGGAAGTAAAAGATGCATCTAAACAGGACTTTAATTATTTATTCGATATAGGCGCCGGCCTGACTGTTCTTTTTTCGGAAGATTATATGGAAGAAAAAGGATTTTTGAAAAGCAAGCGAAAAAGATATTTAAAACAAGGTGAGGGTTTAGGGGGAAAAGTATCGTTTGACTTAAGTGTCATGAAAGAACTGAAAATAGGGCCGTATAAATTCAGAAATGTGCCCATCAATATTTTCGACGATATTTATAATATTACCTCCTACCCCACCTATGGAGGTTTGATCGGTAATGACGTTTTCAGGCGGTTTAACTGTATCCTGAACTATAGAAACCGCCAGATACATATTGTACCTAATAAGTTTTTCAGAGATCCTTTTGATTACGCTTATTCGGGACTTGAGCTTTACCTGCTGGAAGGAAGCGTAGTTATAGGCGATATTCCCAAAGGTTCGCCTGCAGATAACGCCGGCTTGCTGCCTGGTGATGCAGTGTTGGCTGTTAATAAAAAATTTGGCATGACACTGAATGAATTAAAGCATGCCCTCCAGTCGGTTTATGGCCGTGTGGAAGTGATTATTAAAAGAAATGACTCACTATTGGTGAAGAAGATGAATGTAATTAATATCCTTAATGGCAAGGCAATACCTAATCAAACCATATCTAATGAGTTTCGGGAAGGATTTAAGATACGCGTAGGAGGAATGGGGGATGATACTTTCAGAGCGCGGCCATAG
- a CDS encoding TonB-dependent receptor, protein MIDQQKTKAVLNWLATIILILAASTTFAGNINEEAGGAIRGKVTTSDGQPAVGVNVTLKNTKRSTFTDEEGSFLINGIQPGDYQLEISLVGYETRQENVTVENGKTARVQIRLELSYEELTEIVVTSAKNRFANRTSTHVSKMPLLNLENPQVYNVISKDLMKEQVVVSLDDALKNAPGVSRLWSSTGRPGDGAGYFSMRGFSVQPTMINGVPGLTNGGVDPANIERIEAIKGPSGTLFGSSLISFGGLLNIVTKKPYHSFGGELNYTVGGFGLSRITADINTPVNEDKSALFRLNAAYHSEGSFQDAGFKKSLFIAPSFSYKVNNRLSFLINAEILNAEATNATMIFLNRSRPLIAKTVQELNMDFDKSYTSNDITYKTPTFNVFGQVSYKLSDKWTSQTNIARSVRKSDGYYSYIMFLDGSAAGTIAANDTLISRYVYYQNTTNYTTDFQQNFIGDFNIGKFRNRVIAGIDVMHIQAVNQSPATTLFDFVNVTRENDPRYGQLNRAAVDAKSAAGGAPIHNRADNYTYSAYVSDVFNITPQLMAMLSLRFDHFDNKPTINFNTGVRSGKYNQNAVSPKFGLVYQVVEDKVSLFANYMNGFRNVAPIPSNEQAGYPVNLEPQQADQKEGGVKLDLFNHKLLFAASYYDILVKNITRSITVDNGSGTPINVTIQDGQQRSKGLEFDLVANPALGLNVIAGYSYNDSRIQKAAPATDGRRPTSAGPANLANLWISYTTATGKLQGLGAGFGGNYSGKNLITSSLPTGDFYLPEYTVLNASVFYDTKKYRLTIKADNIANKEYFGGWTTIEKQMPRRFAAGMTFKF, encoded by the coding sequence ATGATTGATCAACAAAAAACAAAAGCAGTTCTTAACTGGCTGGCAACCATTATATTAATTTTAGCAGCATCCACAACTTTTGCCGGCAATATTAATGAAGAGGCCGGAGGAGCTATAAGAGGAAAAGTAACTACCAGTGACGGGCAGCCGGCCGTTGGCGTAAATGTTACTTTAAAGAATACCAAAAGGAGCACATTTACTGACGAAGAAGGAAGTTTTTTGATTAATGGCATTCAACCCGGCGATTACCAGTTGGAAATTAGTCTGGTGGGTTATGAAACCAGGCAGGAAAATGTTACAGTAGAAAATGGAAAAACAGCCCGTGTTCAGATCCGGCTGGAATTATCATATGAGGAGCTTACCGAAATTGTGGTAACCAGCGCTAAAAACCGTTTTGCTAATCGTACCAGTACACATGTTTCTAAAATGCCGCTGCTGAACCTGGAGAACCCCCAGGTATACAATGTAATATCCAAGGATCTGATGAAAGAGCAGGTGGTGGTTAGTCTTGACGATGCGCTTAAAAATGCACCTGGTGTTAGCCGGCTTTGGAGTTCTACAGGCCGTCCGGGAGATGGTGCGGGTTACTTTTCAATGCGCGGCTTTAGTGTGCAGCCTACCATGATCAATGGTGTTCCGGGACTTACCAATGGTGGTGTAGACCCCGCTAACATCGAAAGAATAGAAGCAATTAAAGGTCCTTCGGGTACCTTATTTGGGAGCAGTCTTATTTCATTTGGCGGATTGCTGAATATTGTAACTAAAAAACCTTACCATAGCTTTGGAGGTGAGCTTAATTATACTGTTGGCGGGTTTGGTCTGAGCCGTATCACCGCTGATATTAATACTCCTGTAAATGAAGACAAGTCTGCGCTGTTCAGGCTAAACGCAGCTTATCATAGTGAAGGGAGCTTCCAGGATGCGGGCTTTAAAAAGTCTTTGTTTATTGCGCCTTCTTTTTCTTACAAAGTTAACAACAGGCTTTCCTTCCTGATTAATGCAGAGATACTGAATGCGGAAGCCACCAATGCTACCATGATCTTTTTAAACAGATCGCGACCATTAATTGCGAAAACGGTGCAGGAGCTGAATATGGATTTTGATAAATCCTATACCAGCAATGATATCACTTATAAAACACCCACTTTTAATGTATTTGGACAGGTAAGTTACAAGCTGTCCGACAAATGGACTTCCCAAACTAATATAGCCCGTAGTGTTCGTAAGAGTGATGGTTATTATTCTTATATTATGTTTTTGGATGGTAGTGCTGCGGGTACTATTGCCGCTAATGATACACTGATTTCAAGATATGTATATTACCAGAATACAACTAATTACACAACAGATTTCCAGCAAAATTTTATCGGCGATTTCAATATTGGAAAATTCAGGAACAGGGTTATCGCTGGTATAGATGTAATGCATATACAGGCAGTCAATCAAAGTCCGGCCACCACTTTATTTGATTTTGTAAATGTGACCAGGGAAAATGATCCCCGTTATGGCCAGTTAAACCGCGCAGCAGTAGATGCAAAATCTGCTGCAGGCGGAGCGCCGATACACAACAGAGCAGATAATTATACGTACAGTGCTTACGTTTCCGATGTATTTAATATTACACCTCAATTGATGGCGATGCTGAGTCTTCGCTTCGATCATTTTGATAATAAGCCCACCATCAATTTTAATACGGGTGTCAGATCTGGAAAGTATAACCAAAACGCCGTGTCACCTAAATTTGGATTGGTCTACCAGGTGGTTGAAGATAAAGTGAGTCTTTTTGCCAACTATATGAATGGTTTCCGCAATGTTGCGCCGATTCCTTCTAACGAACAGGCAGGCTACCCGGTAAACCTGGAGCCCCAACAGGCGGACCAAAAAGAAGGAGGAGTTAAGCTGGACCTGTTTAATCATAAATTATTATTCGCTGCCAGCTATTATGACATCCTTGTGAAGAATATTACACGCAGTATTACGGTGGATAATGGAAGCGGAACACCGATCAATGTAACCATTCAGGACGGCCAGCAAAGAAGTAAAGGCCTTGAGTTTGACCTGGTAGCCAACCCGGCATTAGGTCTTAATGTTATTGCGGGTTACAGTTATAATGATAGTCGTATACAAAAGGCAGCTCCCGCCACCGATGGTAGAAGACCCACCAGCGCTGGGCCAGCCAACTTGGCTAATTTATGGATCAGCTATACGACAGCTACTGGTAAGCTACAGGGACTGGGTGCTGGCTTTGGAGGCAACTATTCGGGTAAAAACCTGATTACCAGCTCACTTCCCACCGGTGATTTTTATTTGCCGGAGTATACAGTGCTGAATGCCAGTGTTTTTTACGACACCAAAAAATACCGCCTGACTATAAAAGCCGATAATATTGCCAACAAAGAATACTTTGGTGGCTGGACCACTATCGAAAAACAGATGCCGCGCCGGTTCGCAGCAGGTATGACCTTTAAATTCTAA
- a CDS encoding NAD(P)/FAD-dependent oxidoreductase → MNASAVKKVVVVGGGFAGVNFVKRLAQHKEFEITLVDLNNYNFFPPLLYQVATGFLEPSSISYPFRKFLRNKPNVRFRMAALKQVVPAENKVILSNGELEYDLLVMATGATTNYFGMENVKQHSIPMKTLSDALAMRNLLLNRLEEASRTTDREAKRKLLTIVVAGAGPTGVEVSGMFAEMRQSIIRKDYPELGKGLSEIILVDGGDAVLGPMSVASQKYSKESLEKLGVKVMLNNRVKDFDGETVELIDGNSITTKNLIWAAGVSAIAFEGFPIESFGPGKRMLVDAFNKVQGTENIYALGDTCLQTTDEKFPKGHPQVAQVAIQQGQLLAKNLPKDFSLWKPFLYNDKGSMAIIGRNKAVADIPKPKFHFNGFLAWAVWLFIHVMSLLTVKNRIRTLVNWIIAYFSRDQSFRMIIRPQDKDKNVTA, encoded by the coding sequence ATGAATGCATCGGCTGTAAAAAAAGTGGTGGTAGTTGGAGGTGGATTTGCCGGAGTTAATTTTGTAAAAAGGTTAGCTCAACACAAAGAGTTTGAAATTACCCTGGTAGATCTTAATAATTACAATTTCTTTCCTCCTTTGTTATACCAGGTGGCTACGGGCTTTCTGGAACCTTCCAGCATCAGTTATCCCTTCCGGAAGTTTTTAAGGAACAAGCCTAATGTGCGCTTTCGAATGGCAGCCCTTAAGCAAGTGGTGCCCGCTGAAAATAAGGTGATTCTTTCCAATGGAGAACTGGAATACGATTTACTGGTAATGGCTACAGGCGCCACCACCAATTACTTTGGAATGGAAAATGTAAAGCAACATTCCATTCCCATGAAAACACTGAGCGATGCCCTGGCGATGCGTAACCTGCTTTTGAACCGCTTAGAGGAAGCGTCACGAACCACTGACAGGGAGGCGAAACGAAAGTTGCTGACCATTGTAGTAGCAGGAGCCGGACCCACCGGTGTGGAGGTTTCGGGGATGTTCGCTGAAATGAGGCAAAGCATCATACGTAAGGACTATCCCGAATTGGGCAAAGGACTCAGCGAAATTATACTGGTAGACGGGGGAGATGCTGTCTTAGGGCCCATGTCTGTTGCGTCACAAAAATATTCAAAGGAGTCGCTGGAGAAACTTGGTGTAAAAGTGATGCTGAATAACCGCGTAAAGGATTTCGACGGGGAAACGGTGGAGCTGATCGACGGTAATTCCATCACCACTAAAAACCTGATCTGGGCGGCCGGTGTATCGGCAATAGCATTTGAAGGTTTTCCCATCGAAAGTTTCGGGCCGGGCAAACGTATGCTGGTAGATGCATTTAATAAAGTACAGGGCACTGAAAATATTTATGCCCTGGGTGATACCTGCCTGCAAACCACTGATGAGAAGTTTCCTAAAGGACACCCGCAAGTAGCACAGGTGGCCATACAGCAGGGTCAGTTATTAGCTAAAAACCTGCCCAAAGATTTTTCGTTGTGGAAGCCTTTTTTGTATAATGATAAAGGCTCCATGGCTATCATTGGTCGTAACAAAGCAGTTGCAGATATTCCCAAACCTAAATTTCATTTTAACGGCTTTCTGGCCTGGGCGGTTTGGTTATTTATACACGTGATGTCCTTGCTTACTGTTAAAAACCGTATCCGCACATTGGTGAACTGGATTATTGCTTATTTCAGCAGGGACCAATCATTCCGTATGATTATCCGCCCGCAGGATAAGGATAAGAATGTGACTGCATAG
- a CDS encoding pentapeptide repeat-containing protein encodes MEKYFIDATYENVDYTELLLPLGEYEGCTFHNCNFSASNLSKLSFIDCTFDQCNISNAQLAEAIIRDVQFNHCKMMGLHFETCSDFLFSASFTQCTLNLSSFYKLKIKNTVFNDCVLHEVDFTDTDLTGASFTNCDLKGATFDNTLLEKADLSTAYNYLIDPDRNKIKKARFSKDGLLGLLMKYNIVVR; translated from the coding sequence ATGGAAAAGTATTTTATAGACGCCACTTATGAAAATGTTGATTATACCGAATTACTGCTGCCGTTAGGGGAATATGAAGGCTGCACTTTTCATAACTGTAATTTCTCTGCCAGTAACCTCAGCAAGTTGTCTTTTATTGATTGTACATTCGACCAATGTAATATCAGCAATGCACAGTTAGCAGAAGCCATTATCAGAGATGTGCAGTTCAATCATTGTAAAATGATGGGCTTACATTTTGAAACCTGCAGCGATTTTCTTTTTTCTGCATCATTTACCCAATGTACCCTCAATCTGTCTTCTTTTTATAAATTGAAAATTAAAAATACGGTATTTAACGATTGCGTTTTACACGAAGTTGATTTTACCGATACCGATCTGACCGGAGCTTCTTTTACCAACTGCGACCTGAAAGGAGCCACATTTGATAACACTTTATTGGAAAAGGCAGACCTGAGTACAGCTTACAATTATCTAATAGACCCGGATAGAAACAAGATCAAAAAGGCCAGATTTTCTAAGGATGGGCTATTAGGGCTATTAATGAAATATAATATTGTAGTCCGCTAG
- the mqnC gene encoding cyclic dehypoxanthinyl futalosine synthase: MDLSDLYKKAAAFEFLSVEEGVFLYHHAPLSELMFIADELRKQQVPHGKVTWQIDRNVNTTNVCIANCKFCNFFRIPGHADAYITDMPTYRKKIEETIQYGGDQLLLQGGHHPQLGLQFYVDTFKAIKAEFPDIRLHALGPPEVAHITKLEKSTHHEVLKALKEAGLDSLPGAGAEILIDRVRRLISKGKCGAQEWLDVMHEAHKLDITTSATMMFGHVETIEERFEHLVKIREVQSRKPEGTNGFLAFIAWTFQDVDTLLTRIRGVHNLTTADEYVRMVALSRIMLPNILNIQASWLTVGRPTAQLCLHAGANDFGSIMIEENVVSAAGAPHRFTYRSMQDAIKEAGFEPQLRNQLYQWREIPKAIVEQVVDY, translated from the coding sequence ATGGATTTAAGTGATCTCTATAAAAAAGCAGCCGCTTTTGAATTTTTAAGTGTAGAAGAAGGCGTTTTCCTGTATCATCATGCTCCCCTCAGCGAACTGATGTTTATTGCTGATGAATTGCGTAAGCAGCAGGTGCCACATGGTAAGGTTACCTGGCAGATAGACCGTAACGTCAATACAACCAATGTATGTATAGCTAATTGCAAGTTTTGTAACTTCTTCCGGATTCCGGGGCATGCCGATGCCTATATAACTGATATGCCGACCTATCGCAAGAAAATTGAAGAAACGATTCAATATGGTGGCGATCAGCTTTTATTACAAGGGGGTCATCATCCTCAGTTAGGCTTGCAGTTTTATGTAGATACTTTTAAAGCAATTAAAGCCGAGTTTCCTGATATCAGGCTTCATGCACTGGGACCACCGGAAGTGGCGCATATCACCAAGCTGGAAAAGAGTACCCATCATGAAGTGTTAAAGGCTTTGAAAGAAGCGGGGCTGGACTCCTTACCAGGCGCCGGCGCAGAAATACTCATCGACCGGGTTCGCCGCCTGATCAGTAAAGGAAAATGCGGCGCACAGGAATGGCTGGATGTGATGCATGAAGCGCATAAGCTGGATATTACCACTTCTGCCACCATGATGTTCGGGCATGTGGAAACCATCGAAGAAAGATTTGAACACCTGGTAAAAATCAGGGAAGTTCAAAGCCGTAAACCGGAAGGAACCAACGGGTTCCTGGCATTTATTGCATGGACTTTCCAGGACGTTGATACATTATTAACCCGTATCCGCGGCGTTCATAACCTTACTACGGCTGATGAATACGTGCGCATGGTGGCTTTAAGCCGGATTATGTTGCCCAACATCCTTAACATACAGGCCAGCTGGTTAACGGTTGGCCGGCCAACGGCGCAGCTCTGCCTTCACGCCGGAGCCAATGATTTTGGAAGTATTATGATTGAAGAAAATGTGGTAAGCGCCGCGGGCGCTCCACACCGTTTTACTTACCGTTCGATGCAGGATGCTATCAAAGAAGCAGGTTTTGAACCTCAGTTACGAAACCAGCTATACCAATGGCGGGAAATACCCAAAGCTATTGTAGAGCAGGTAGTAGATTATTAA
- a CDS encoding DUF4198 domain-containing protein, with amino-acid sequence MRKVLLSLVTLLLCQLTWAHAIWIETFPTGSKNKTQEIKVFFGEYADNDITAAEKWFSDLKDFKIIAIAPDGSIETLSTVIGTDHYKSSFTPKQEGVYTISLHHPVKDLYHGTKINYFSSATVKVGKADTGNEPNINKNFISLLAKDAAIATANKEVKVVALFEGKPAAKKEVQVFAPNGWSKTFYTNEAGEISFTPLWAGKYQVEFSHTDNTEREENGNKITKTFNGATYMLFIK; translated from the coding sequence ATGAGAAAAGTATTATTGTCTTTAGTAACACTACTATTATGCCAGCTAACATGGGCGCATGCTATCTGGATTGAAACATTCCCAACCGGCAGTAAAAACAAAACCCAGGAAATAAAAGTATTCTTTGGCGAATATGCTGATAACGATATTACAGCCGCAGAAAAATGGTTTTCTGATTTAAAAGACTTCAAGATCATTGCCATTGCACCCGATGGATCAATAGAAACACTCTCAACTGTAATTGGTACCGACCACTATAAGAGTAGCTTTACGCCTAAACAGGAAGGTGTTTATACTATAAGCCTGCACCACCCCGTAAAAGACCTTTATCATGGTACCAAGATCAATTATTTCAGCAGTGCAACTGTTAAAGTAGGCAAGGCTGATACAGGAAATGAGCCCAACATTAACAAGAATTTTATCAGCCTGCTGGCAAAGGATGCGGCCATCGCTACAGCCAACAAAGAAGTTAAAGTAGTGGCCTTGTTTGAGGGCAAACCGGCAGCCAAAAAAGAAGTGCAGGTTTTTGCACCCAATGGATGGAGCAAAACTTTCTATACCAATGAAGCAGGTGAGATCAGTTTTACGCCGTTATGGGCTGGCAAATACCAGGTTGAATTTTCTCATACCGATAATACCGAGCGCGAAGAAAACGGTAATAAAATCACCAAAACTTTTAACGGGGCTACTTATATGCTATTTATAAAATAA
- a CDS encoding DUF2314 domain-containing protein, whose translation MSCNRNFFFLLPTVFLSVVLVFTSCQSSPKTGDRQQADPDNSNTVQLDPTDAAYQRQLKNVKDSIGYFITLLKAKNENHFDFFAKAEFVDGDKAEHMWFSADSLVGNKIAGLLDNEPVELKNVIYKDRVTIDLKEIEDWAIYDKDSLVAGNFIAYE comes from the coding sequence ATGAGTTGTAACCGGAACTTCTTTTTTCTTTTGCCCACTGTATTTCTATCTGTGGTCCTGGTTTTTACCTCATGCCAATCATCGCCCAAAACCGGCGACAGACAACAGGCTGACCCGGATAATTCCAATACGGTGCAGTTAGATCCCACAGATGCGGCCTACCAGCGTCAATTAAAAAATGTAAAAGATAGCATTGGCTATTTCATTACACTTTTAAAGGCGAAAAATGAAAATCATTTTGACTTTTTCGCCAAAGCAGAATTTGTTGATGGTGATAAAGCTGAACACATGTGGTTTTCGGCGGACAGCCTGGTTGGCAATAAAATTGCAGGTCTTTTAGATAATGAACCTGTAGAATTAAAAAATGTTATTTATAAAGACCGGGTGACAATAGATCTGAAGGAGATTGAGGATTGGGCGATCTATGATAAAGATTCCCTCGTTGCGGGAAATTTTATTGCCTACGAATAA
- a CDS encoding MBL fold metallo-hydrolase has protein sequence MKISLKKKLRKIMWVLLSAIVIIIAAVMIFINQKSFGKAPSGERLERIKKSPNYRDGTFQNQNPTPNFSSDKGFTGVLYDFFFKKVKDLRPSKDIPTIKTNLNGLGTEDALVWMGHSSLYMQVAGKKFLVDPVLVSASPLSAFNKAFNGAAAYQPRDLPDADILILTHDHWDHLDYETMISLKDRVGQVICPLGVGEHLEYWGFDKKKIVELDWDEQTSVDGFTITALPARHFSGRGLTRNKSLWASFMIQSPTGGNIYLGGDSGYDSHYTAIKQRFGAIDLAILENGQYNDAWKYIHLVPEDLVKAVKELNPKRLFTVHNSKYALAMHAWSEPLENISKAAEKDSIHLMTPMIGEVVHLKDTLQTFKKWWQ, from the coding sequence ATGAAGATTTCTTTAAAAAAAAAATTGCGTAAAATAATGTGGGTGCTGCTATCGGCCATTGTCATCATCATTGCTGCGGTAATGATCTTTATTAACCAGAAAAGTTTCGGAAAAGCGCCCTCTGGTGAACGGCTCGAACGGATCAAAAAGTCTCCAAATTACCGGGACGGGACCTTTCAAAATCAAAATCCTACCCCTAATTTTTCTTCAGACAAAGGGTTTACCGGAGTTTTGTATGATTTCTTTTTTAAAAAGGTAAAAGACCTGCGGCCTTCTAAAGATATTCCCACTATAAAGACCAACTTAAATGGTTTAGGTACTGAAGATGCCCTGGTGTGGATGGGACATTCTTCTTTGTATATGCAGGTAGCCGGTAAAAAATTCCTGGTTGACCCCGTATTGGTTTCGGCCTCGCCCTTGTCCGCTTTTAATAAGGCCTTTAATGGCGCTGCTGCCTACCAACCCCGAGATCTTCCTGATGCAGACATATTGATTCTGACGCATGACCACTGGGATCATCTGGACTATGAAACCATGATCAGCTTGAAGGACAGGGTAGGCCAAGTAATTTGTCCGTTGGGCGTGGGAGAGCACCTGGAATATTGGGGCTTTGACAAAAAGAAAATAGTAGAACTGGACTGGGATGAACAAACTTCGGTAGATGGGTTTACCATTACCGCTCTACCTGCCCGGCATTTTTCCGGTCGCGGCCTTACCCGCAACAAATCTTTATGGGCTTCCTTTATGATACAATCTCCCACAGGCGGTAATATTTATCTGGGTGGCGACTCTGGTTACGACAGCCACTACACGGCCATTAAACAACGCTTCGGAGCCATCGACCTAGCCATTTTGGAAAACGGTCAGTATAACGATGCCTGGAAATATATTCACCTGGTGCCTGAAGACCTGGTAAAAGCTGTGAAAGAACTGAACCCGAAAAGACTTTTTACCGTTCACAACTCTAAATACGCTTTGGCAATGCACGCCTGGAGCGAGCCACTTGAAAATATTTCCAAAGCGGCCGAAAAAGATAGCATCCACCTTATGACGCCCATGATAGGGGAAGTAGTACATTTAAAAGATACTTTACAAACCTTTAAAAAATGGTGGCAGTAA